The Streptomyces sp. NBC_01268 genome window below encodes:
- a CDS encoding carbonic anhydrase: MQDLAEGVARFQRDVFPAKAELFAHLATHHTPHTLFISCSDARVVPELITGTEPGDLFVIRTAGNLVPAHTPGADGVAASIEYAVAALGVREIVVCGHSACGAMTALARGHDLTGAPAVAAWLRHADASRARTATGDVPALVRQNVLAQLANLATHPSVARALAERRITLRGWVYDIGTGGVEDLTSTTGADTRPVPATAA, translated from the coding sequence ATGCAGGACCTCGCCGAAGGCGTCGCCCGTTTCCAGCGGGACGTCTTCCCGGCCAAGGCGGAGCTCTTCGCCCACCTGGCCACGCACCACACGCCGCACACGCTGTTCATCAGCTGCTCCGACGCCCGCGTCGTCCCCGAGCTGATCACCGGCACCGAGCCGGGTGACCTGTTCGTCATCCGCACGGCCGGGAACCTGGTGCCCGCCCACACCCCTGGCGCGGACGGTGTCGCGGCGAGCATCGAGTACGCCGTGGCGGCGCTGGGCGTGCGGGAGATCGTCGTCTGCGGTCACTCCGCGTGCGGCGCGATGACCGCGCTCGCCCGGGGGCACGACCTCACCGGCGCCCCCGCGGTCGCCGCCTGGCTGCGGCACGCCGACGCCTCCCGGGCCCGTACCGCCACCGGTGACGTACCCGCCCTGGTGCGCCAGAACGTGCTGGCCCAGCTGGCGAACCTGGCCACCCACCCCTCGGTCGCCCGTGCCTTGGCCGAGCGGCGGATCACCCTGCGCGGCTGGGTCTACGACATCGGCACCGGGGGCGTGGAGGACCTGACCTCCACCACCGGAGCCGACACCAGGCCCGTCCCCGCGACCGCGGCCTGA
- a CDS encoding MBL fold metallo-hydrolase — MTNTTPHTLPTATATATATATATATTETSNEAATLARTAVFTVLTTGYTLSTGPGVAATVSYVTDGDRHVIVDPGMVASRDRILGPLAELGLGPDDITDVVLSHHHPDNTMNVGLFGRARVHDHKAIYEADQWTDRDAEGHELTPSLRLIRTPGHSPEDITLLAGTAEGVVAFVGDLWWRPNGPVEDPVAPDHALQRTSRLRVLAATDVIVPGHGAPFAADENAPL, encoded by the coding sequence ATGACGAACACGACGCCCCACACGCTCCCCACCGCCACCGCCACCGCCACCGCCACCGCCACCGCCACCGCCACGACCGAAACCTCGAACGAGGCCGCCACGCTCGCCCGTACCGCCGTCTTCACGGTCCTGACCACCGGCTACACGCTCTCCACCGGACCCGGCGTCGCGGCCACCGTCTCCTACGTCACCGACGGCGATCGGCACGTCATCGTCGACCCGGGCATGGTCGCGAGCCGTGACCGGATCCTCGGCCCGCTCGCCGAACTCGGCCTCGGCCCGGACGACATCACCGACGTCGTCCTCAGTCACCACCACCCGGACAACACCATGAACGTGGGCCTCTTCGGCCGGGCCCGGGTGCACGACCACAAGGCGATCTACGAGGCCGACCAGTGGACCGACCGGGACGCCGAGGGGCACGAGCTCACCCCGTCCCTGCGGCTGATCCGCACCCCCGGCCACAGCCCCGAGGACATCACCCTCCTCGCCGGTACCGCCGAAGGCGTCGTGGCCTTCGTCGGCGACCTGTGGTGGCGCCCCAACGGCCCCGTCGAGGACCCGGTCGCCCCCGACCACGCCCTCCAGCGCACGTCCCGGCTGCGCGTCCTGGCCGCCACGGACGTGATCGTCCCCGGCCACGGCGCCCCCTTCGCCGCCGACGAGAACGCCCCGCTCTGA
- a CDS encoding Rv1733c family protein: MTRHESSPRRRAALVLVLLTALICGAVATGVLWTAGSRADRALAAHRHQVTATTTGPAEDLPVATRYGTRPQAVAPAAWSYPGDVRRTGSVPVPPGAPRGRTVTVWVDDAGAPALPPGSATNRALVSLSGGTATATAVGAVGMGLLVFVRRTIEAHGLAAWEREWEQVEPVWSGRLRRGSGQGTDDD; the protein is encoded by the coding sequence ATGACCCGCCACGAGTCGTCCCCCCGCCGCCGCGCCGCCCTGGTCCTCGTCCTGCTGACGGCCCTGATCTGCGGCGCCGTGGCCACCGGGGTGCTGTGGACGGCCGGCTCCCGGGCCGACCGCGCCCTCGCGGCCCACCGCCACCAGGTGACGGCGACGACCACGGGACCGGCCGAGGACCTGCCCGTCGCCACCCGGTACGGAACGCGTCCGCAGGCCGTCGCTCCGGCGGCCTGGAGCTACCCCGGCGACGTCCGCAGGACCGGCAGCGTCCCCGTACCGCCCGGTGCGCCGCGCGGCCGCACCGTCACCGTCTGGGTGGACGACGCCGGTGCCCCGGCCCTGCCGCCGGGCAGCGCCACGAACCGCGCGCTGGTCTCCCTCTCCGGGGGTACGGCCACGGCGACGGCCGTCGGCGCGGTCGGCATGGGCCTCCTGGTCTTCGTACGACGGACGATCGAGGCCCACGGTCTCGCGGCCTGGGAACGCGAGTGGGAGCAGGTGGAACCGGTGTGGTCGGGCCGGCTGCGGCGGGGCAGCGGACAGGGGACGGACGACGACTGA
- a CDS encoding ABC transporter ATP-binding protein has protein sequence MGGTCAIELNRLSKRYGPVVGVESLSLVVEAGEVFGFLGPNGAGKTTTLRCLVGLLGPTAGHARVLGLDPIADHARLAPRLGYLPGELRLYPELTGAQTLDLLTALQGTPSPRRRELCERLDLSDRDLRRPVLGYSRGMKQKLGLVQALQHDPRLVVLDEPTEGLDPLVQETFYALMAEATGAGRTVLLSSHVLPEVQRACGRVAIIREGRLVTVERVAALREARARRIRVTLTGLRPDRPRSLGDADRWNPRWQGDRAELLVPPSDITTTLRTLLTLPVVDITVEEAGLDEAFLDLYRDRRPVPPPHPPTGTAP, from the coding sequence ATGGGCGGGACGTGCGCCATCGAGCTCAACCGGCTGTCCAAGCGATACGGGCCGGTCGTCGGCGTGGAGTCCCTGTCCCTGGTCGTCGAGGCGGGGGAGGTCTTCGGCTTCCTCGGTCCCAACGGCGCCGGCAAGACGACCACCCTGCGGTGCCTCGTCGGCCTGCTCGGCCCCACGGCCGGCCACGCACGGGTGCTCGGCCTCGACCCGATCGCGGACCACGCCCGACTCGCCCCCCGACTCGGCTACCTGCCGGGCGAACTGCGCCTCTACCCCGAACTCACCGGAGCGCAGACCCTCGACCTGCTCACCGCCCTCCAGGGCACGCCCTCGCCCCGGCGCCGGGAGCTCTGCGAGCGCCTCGACCTGTCCGACCGGGACCTGCGGCGCCCCGTCCTCGGCTACTCCCGGGGCATGAAGCAGAAGCTGGGTCTCGTCCAGGCGCTCCAGCACGATCCCCGCCTCGTCGTCCTCGACGAACCCACGGAGGGCCTGGACCCGCTCGTCCAGGAGACCTTCTACGCGCTCATGGCCGAGGCCACCGGGGCCGGACGCACCGTGCTGCTCTCCAGCCACGTGCTGCCCGAGGTCCAGCGCGCCTGCGGGCGGGTCGCCATCATCCGCGAGGGGCGGCTCGTCACCGTCGAACGCGTCGCCGCGCTGCGCGAGGCCCGGGCCCGCCGGATCCGCGTCACCCTCACCGGCCTGCGCCCCGACCGGCCCCGGAGCCTCGGGGACGCCGACCGCTGGAACCCGCGCTGGCAGGGCGACCGGGCCGAACTGCTGGTCCCGCCGAGCGACATCACGACCACCCTGCGCACCCTGCTCACCCTTCCCGTCGTCGACATCACCGTGGAGGAGGCCGGCCTCGACGAGGCGTTCCTGGACCTCTACCGCGACCGCCGGCCCGTGCCCCCGCCGCACCCCCCGACCGGGACCGCGCCGTGA
- a CDS encoding anthrone oxygenase family protein, translating to MRTIRILLGVALLSTGLLAGAFGYGVANLVPAFDSVPIGMRLDFHAQLMKTNGITMQTAMAVSAVSAFALAAVARARVRALAATAGLLTVASFLITRFGNVSINGRIKQWAVTAPPADHAEILRRWELFNDARTCTAVVAFAVLIGIALRQAGGPSAGRRDGSGGGAGDVTLAAVALLAEPVDLDGVLARLVAHGERSCQGFANSA from the coding sequence ATGCGAACCATCCGCATCCTCCTGGGTGTGGCCCTGCTGTCCACCGGGCTGCTCGCCGGAGCCTTCGGCTACGGCGTGGCCAACCTCGTCCCGGCCTTCGACTCCGTACCGATCGGGATGAGGCTCGACTTCCACGCCCAGCTGATGAAGACGAACGGCATCACCATGCAGACGGCGATGGCGGTGTCCGCGGTCTCCGCCTTCGCGCTGGCCGCCGTGGCACGCGCGCGGGTCCGAGCCCTCGCGGCCACGGCGGGGCTGCTGACCGTCGCGTCGTTCCTGATCACCCGCTTCGGCAACGTGTCGATCAACGGCCGCATCAAACAGTGGGCCGTCACAGCGCCGCCGGCCGACCACGCGGAGATCCTGCGCCGCTGGGAACTGTTCAACGACGCGCGTACCTGCACGGCCGTGGTCGCGTTCGCCGTCCTGATCGGCATCGCCCTGCGGCAGGCGGGCGGCCCGTCGGCCGGACGACGGGACGGGTCCGGTGGGGGCGCCGGCGACGTGACGCTCGCCGCCGTTGCGCTCCTGGCAGAGCCGGTAGACCTCGACGGCGTCCTCGCGCGGCTCGTGGCGCATGGGGAGCGCTCCTGCCAGGGCTTCGCGAACTCGGCGTAG
- a CDS encoding universal stress protein, which produces MSGEHSGRAELGNVVVGVDGSPSARTAVLWAAAEADRRGSRLHLVHAADTDRRALFADAETIQEVREAGRDLLARTARLVGERFPDLDVTGELGRQEPLSALRAAAGARGTIVVGHRGLGGFATLMLGSVGLGVAARADVPVIVVRGEPTRPGTASVTAAVRGVADLDWLPLAAAEARARKAALHVVSVWNVLTQVGSVATMLDDLDGVARRRVRETQSVAERIRRLHPELVVAHHVETGTSSAGILVEASARTDLLVMGRGRRPLGVGPSLGRVAHSLIHHAHCPVEIVPRDFVTRTPDDGEAGEAGEAGGPSTTPGPPAVPGPH; this is translated from the coding sequence ATGAGCGGCGAGCACTCCGGCCGAGCGGAACTCGGCAACGTCGTCGTGGGCGTCGACGGCTCCCCCTCGGCGCGGACCGCCGTCCTGTGGGCCGCCGCCGAGGCGGACCGCCGGGGCAGCCGCCTGCACCTCGTGCACGCCGCCGACACCGACCGACGCGCCCTCTTCGCCGACGCCGAGACGATCCAGGAGGTACGGGAAGCGGGCCGCGACCTGCTGGCCCGCACCGCGCGCCTGGTCGGGGAGCGCTTCCCGGACCTCGACGTCACCGGCGAGCTCGGCCGCCAGGAACCGCTCTCCGCCCTCCGGGCGGCCGCCGGAGCCCGCGGGACGATCGTGGTCGGCCACCGCGGCCTCGGCGGCTTCGCCACGCTCATGCTCGGATCCGTGGGCCTCGGCGTGGCCGCCCGCGCCGACGTCCCCGTGATCGTCGTCCGCGGCGAGCCCACCCGCCCCGGCACGGCTTCGGTGACCGCCGCCGTACGCGGCGTCGCGGACCTGGACTGGCTGCCGCTCGCCGCCGCCGAGGCGCGGGCCCGCAAGGCGGCCCTGCACGTCGTGAGCGTCTGGAACGTGCTGACCCAGGTCGGCAGCGTCGCGACCATGCTCGACGACCTGGACGGGGTCGCCCGCCGGCGGGTGCGCGAGACGCAGTCGGTCGCCGAACGGATCCGGCGGCTCCACCCCGAACTGGTCGTCGCCCACCACGTGGAGACCGGCACGAGCTCCGCCGGGATCCTCGTCGAGGCCAGTGCCCGCACCGACCTGCTCGTGATGGGGCGGGGCCGCCGCCCGCTGGGTGTCGGACCGTCCCTGGGACGGGTCGCGCACTCGCTGATCCACCACGCGCACTGCCCGGTGGAGATCGTCCCGCGCGACTTCGTGACCCGGACCCCTGACGACGGGGAGGCCGGGGAGGCCGGGGAGGCCGGCGGCCCGTCGACGACACCAGGCCCTCCGGCCGTCCCGGGCCCACACTGA
- a CDS encoding GlxA family transcriptional regulator: protein MPAFRTVAAYAPPGVGMLAVGIVAEVFGPHGKEFPGFDFALCTDRPDQPVPTDFGVPLAVGGGLDRLAAADLVIALPGAGFRTPPAPAVLEALSAAYARGALVAAHCVGTFALAAAGLLDGHRATTHWRFADLLASRHPLVEVEPDALYVDQGRIVTGAGAAAGFDLCLHLLRREHGAALANAVSRDMVLPSHRDGGQAQYLAAPVPEDGEDERLAGVLGWARAHLHEPMPVAELARRAMMSKRSFARRFTAATGTTPHAWLRELRLSGAEELLETTDLPVEEIARRVGYGSAAVLREQFVRRRGVPPRTYRRSFARTP, encoded by the coding sequence ATGCCCGCCTTCCGTACCGTCGCCGCCTATGCCCCGCCCGGTGTCGGCATGTTGGCCGTCGGCATCGTCGCCGAGGTGTTCGGTCCGCACGGGAAGGAGTTCCCCGGCTTCGACTTCGCCCTGTGCACCGACCGCCCCGACCAGCCCGTGCCCACGGACTTCGGCGTGCCGCTGGCCGTCGGCGGCGGCCTGGACCGGCTGGCGGCGGCGGATCTCGTGATCGCCCTGCCCGGGGCCGGGTTCCGCACCCCACCGGCGCCCGCCGTCCTGGAGGCGCTGTCGGCGGCGTACGCGCGCGGCGCACTGGTGGCCGCCCACTGCGTCGGCACGTTCGCACTCGCGGCCGCCGGGCTGCTCGACGGCCACCGGGCCACCACCCACTGGCGGTTCGCCGACCTGCTGGCGAGCCGGCATCCGCTCGTCGAGGTCGAACCCGACGCCCTCTACGTGGACCAGGGGCGGATCGTCACGGGCGCGGGCGCGGCGGCCGGCTTCGACCTGTGCCTGCACCTGCTGCGGCGCGAGCACGGCGCCGCCCTCGCCAACGCGGTGTCCCGGGACATGGTGCTGCCCTCGCACCGCGACGGCGGGCAGGCGCAGTACCTGGCCGCGCCCGTCCCCGAGGACGGCGAGGACGAACGGCTCGCCGGGGTCCTCGGCTGGGCCCGGGCCCATCTGCACGAGCCCATGCCCGTCGCCGAGTTGGCCCGGCGCGCGATGATGAGCAAGCGTTCCTTCGCGCGCCGCTTCACCGCCGCCACCGGGACGACCCCGCACGCCTGGCTGCGGGAGCTGCGCCTGAGCGGTGCCGAGGAGCTCCTGGAGACCACGGACCTGCCGGTCGAGGAGATCGCCCGCCGGGTCGGCTACGGCAGCGCGGCCGTGCTGCGGGAGCAGTTCGTGCGCCGCCGCGGGGTGCCCCCGCGCACGTACCGGCGTTCCTTCGCCCGTACGCCGTAG
- a CDS encoding ABC transporter permease subunit, translated as MNARLPLLWLALHRRRRMLTAVLIGMVAFEALIVVVTNTIPPEQLFSGGRSPPSAYRAFSGSGGDVSIASYPGLLGAGLTHPFWIALQLTVIGSLAAAAVAADVESGTIELVMVRPVTRTRLLAERAAALLLASAAVTAAATLTVAAGVALSPKIHAEVGLGGVLAAGLMGYAFTLCVTGPALAVSAAVARRALVLGAVVAIGAVGFAVNFVALAWEPAAPLRYVSPFHYYTPGDALAHGAVVWTHVAVLAGAGAVGLLAAHALLRRRDLTR; from the coding sequence GTGAACGCCCGCCTGCCCCTCCTCTGGCTGGCCCTCCACCGCAGGCGGCGCATGCTCACCGCCGTACTGATCGGCATGGTGGCCTTCGAGGCGCTCATCGTCGTCGTCACGAACACCATCCCGCCCGAGCAGCTCTTCTCGGGCGGCCGCTCGCCGCCCTCCGCGTACCGGGCGTTCAGCGGCTCGGGCGGGGACGTCTCGATCGCCAGCTACCCGGGACTGCTCGGCGCGGGCCTGACCCACCCGTTCTGGATCGCCCTCCAGCTGACCGTGATCGGCTCACTCGCGGCCGCCGCCGTCGCCGCCGACGTGGAATCCGGCACGATCGAACTCGTCATGGTCCGGCCGGTCACCCGCACCCGGCTCCTCGCCGAACGCGCCGCCGCCCTCCTCCTCGCCTCCGCAGCCGTGACCGCCGCCGCCACGCTCACCGTCGCGGCGGGCGTGGCGCTCTCCCCGAAGATCCACGCCGAGGTCGGCCTCGGCGGGGTCCTCGCCGCCGGACTCATGGGATACGCCTTCACCCTCTGCGTCACGGGACCCGCCCTCGCCGTGTCCGCCGCGGTGGCGCGCCGGGCCCTGGTCCTCGGCGCCGTCGTCGCGATCGGCGCGGTGGGCTTCGCCGTCAACTTCGTCGCCCTCGCCTGGGAGCCCGCCGCTCCCCTCCGCTACGTCAGCCCGTTCCACTACTACACGCCGGGCGACGCCCTCGCCCACGGCGCGGTCGTCTGGACGCACGTCGCCGTCCTGGCGGGGGCGGGCGCGGTCGGCCTGCTCGCCGCCCATGCGCTGCTGCGCCGCCGGGACCTCACCAGGTGA
- the cynR gene encoding transcriptional regulator CynR — protein sequence MAAALELRHLRYLLAVAEHGNFTRAAEYLHISQPTLSQQVRQLERALDVQLLDRTGRTVRLTDAGAAYAEHARRALRDLAAAERAVRDVQDLSSGHLRLGVTPTFTAYLVGPLAAAFHSRHPGIGLTLTEATQDRIEAALLADELDLGIAFAGPHPPGIAAAPLFTETLSLVTAAGEHPSGPDSTASDPLPVHALADRQLALLSDDFATRTHIDAYFAAHRVAPRITVEANSIQALTEIVRRGPLATVLPDAITHDHPHLAPVPLDPPLPTRTVTLLHRQGAYHSAATRAFARLTHDLVRTRGYTGAGAEGAEGAAGPALQG from the coding sequence ATGGCCGCTGCACTGGAACTGCGTCACCTGCGCTACCTGCTCGCCGTCGCCGAGCACGGCAACTTCACCCGCGCCGCGGAGTACCTGCACATCTCCCAGCCGACGCTCTCCCAGCAGGTCAGGCAGCTGGAACGCGCCCTCGACGTACAGCTCCTCGACCGCACGGGGCGCACGGTGCGGCTCACCGACGCCGGTGCCGCGTACGCCGAGCACGCCCGGCGCGCGCTGCGCGACCTGGCCGCCGCCGAACGCGCCGTCCGCGACGTCCAGGACCTCTCCAGCGGGCACCTGCGCCTGGGCGTCACCCCGACGTTCACCGCCTACCTCGTCGGCCCGCTCGCCGCCGCGTTCCACTCCCGACACCCCGGGATCGGCCTGACCCTGACCGAGGCGACCCAGGACCGCATCGAAGCCGCCCTGCTCGCCGACGAACTCGACCTGGGCATCGCCTTCGCCGGACCGCACCCGCCCGGCATCGCCGCAGCGCCGCTCTTCACGGAGACCCTGAGCCTCGTCACCGCCGCCGGGGAGCATCCTTCGGGCCCGGACTCCACCGCCTCCGACCCGCTACCGGTCCACGCCCTGGCGGACCGTCAACTTGCCCTCCTCAGCGATGACTTCGCCACCCGCACGCACATCGACGCCTACTTCGCCGCGCACCGAGTCGCCCCGCGCATCACGGTGGAGGCCAACTCCATCCAGGCCCTCACCGAGATCGTCCGGCGCGGCCCGCTCGCCACCGTCCTGCCCGACGCCATCACCCACGACCACCCCCACCTCGCGCCCGTCCCCCTCGACCCGCCCCTGCCCACCCGCACCGTCACGCTCCTGCACCGGCAGGGCGCCTATCACAGCGCCGCCACCCGTGCCTTCGCCCGGCTCACCCACGACCTGGTCCGGACGCGCGGGTACACCGGTGCCGGGGCGGAGGGGGCGGAGGGGGCGGCCGGCCCGGCACTCCAGGGGTGA
- a CDS encoding phage baseplate protein, with protein sequence MSVTVEGQIDIAGPVGKLLHRRPLKNSTVMQSFGIDPVSGDVFVLQIMEGGIRLAGEAAAVDYDTRKADGDLCLTRLTEDGRTAGFMYLRGFGHGVSIGVENRGGTIWLWTETASTPNSKNEGYGTAVTSFTYADGDVVTYGTARHTTPYTPDPAARFITPTIDRGTGELVIRFSLNGTHWERYDLAKAAAGVWEPIQRLTPALPSAVFQGYASHDGILYTLQGEAYSAANPLPGNTYLTAFEWATGTLLDRQFSTAAPGLEWREPEGMAVSVRGGVPHLHFGFACEDPGPRTCTVVTLSGAPETDGVKVLTDWQPITLAAGVSVDQNAPQGRLISIAGTPTLQLSGGVKGSFDADTVIGHLPDSLTPSVTARANVPRNNNGGYTVARVEAGTDRELRLFGGRTTNVITWAQLDSFSAAWR encoded by the coding sequence TTGAGCGTCACCGTTGAAGGACAGATAGACATCGCGGGCCCGGTGGGCAAACTGCTCCACCGCCGCCCGCTCAAGAACAGCACGGTCATGCAGTCGTTCGGCATCGATCCGGTGTCCGGAGACGTCTTCGTGCTCCAGATCATGGAGGGCGGGATCAGACTGGCCGGCGAGGCCGCCGCCGTCGACTACGACACCCGCAAGGCCGACGGCGACCTGTGCCTGACCCGCCTCACCGAGGACGGCCGGACGGCCGGCTTCATGTACCTGCGCGGCTTCGGACACGGCGTCAGCATCGGGGTGGAGAACCGCGGCGGGACGATCTGGCTGTGGACCGAGACCGCGTCCACCCCCAACTCGAAGAACGAGGGCTACGGCACCGCCGTCACCAGCTTCACCTACGCCGACGGGGACGTCGTCACCTACGGCACCGCGCGGCACACCACGCCGTACACGCCCGACCCGGCGGCCCGCTTCATCACCCCCACGATCGACCGGGGCACGGGCGAACTCGTCATTCGTTTCTCCCTGAACGGAACCCACTGGGAGCGCTACGACCTCGCCAAGGCGGCGGCCGGCGTGTGGGAGCCGATCCAGCGGCTGACCCCGGCCCTGCCGAGCGCCGTGTTCCAGGGGTACGCCTCCCACGACGGCATCCTCTACACGCTGCAGGGCGAGGCTTATTCGGCCGCCAACCCGCTGCCGGGCAACACGTACCTCACCGCCTTCGAGTGGGCCACCGGCACGCTGCTCGACCGGCAGTTCAGCACGGCGGCGCCCGGCCTGGAGTGGCGCGAGCCCGAGGGCATGGCGGTCTCCGTCCGCGGTGGCGTCCCGCACCTCCACTTCGGCTTCGCCTGCGAGGACCCCGGTCCGCGCACCTGCACCGTCGTGACGCTCTCCGGGGCGCCCGAGACCGACGGCGTCAAGGTGCTCACCGACTGGCAGCCGATCACGCTCGCGGCGGGGGTGAGCGTCGACCAGAACGCCCCCCAGGGCCGCCTGATCAGCATCGCCGGGACCCCCACGCTCCAGCTGAGCGGCGGCGTCAAGGGCAGCTTCGACGCCGACACCGTCATCGGCCACCTGCCGGACTCCCTCACCCCGAGCGTGACCGCCCGCGCCAACGTGCCGCGCAACAACAACGGCGGATACACCGTGGCCCGCGTCGAGGCCGGGACCGACCGCGAACTGCGCCTGTTCGGCGGGCGCACCACCAACGTCATCACGTGGGCGCAGCTCGACAGCTTCAGCGCCGCCTGGCGCTAG
- a CDS encoding aldo/keto reductase family protein yields the protein MRYRKLGNSDLEVSEISLGSWLTYSGGVEADATRACTEAAFDAGINFFDTANVYGRGAAEAAWGEILSSHPRDSYVLATKVWGPMSDDPADRGLSAAQIAQQIDASLARLRTDHVDLYQAHRFDPAVPIEETIEAFQKVVEQGKARYLGFSEWTNEQIQAAIDLAGPELFVSSQPQYSMLWQAPEAGLFDLTEAHGISNIVWSPLAQGVLTGKYRPGQPVPEGSRFANDAMAGARDLVYNEANLEAVQRLVPIADEAGLTLPALALAWVLRRSEVASAITGASRPEQVHANAAASGVDLSPDLLAAVDRALGDAPLTGPTLAPNAQAGIKRR from the coding sequence ATGCGGTACCGCAAGCTGGGCAACTCGGACCTGGAGGTCTCGGAGATCTCGCTCGGCTCCTGGCTCACCTACTCCGGCGGCGTCGAGGCGGACGCGACCCGCGCCTGCACCGAGGCGGCCTTCGACGCGGGCATCAACTTCTTCGACACGGCCAACGTGTACGGCCGCGGGGCGGCCGAGGCGGCCTGGGGCGAGATCCTGTCCTCGCACCCCCGCGACTCGTACGTCCTGGCCACCAAGGTCTGGGGACCCATGTCGGACGATCCGGCCGACCGGGGCCTGTCCGCCGCCCAGATCGCGCAGCAGATCGACGCGTCCCTGGCCCGGCTGAGGACCGACCACGTCGACCTCTACCAGGCCCACCGTTTCGACCCGGCCGTGCCGATCGAGGAGACGATCGAGGCGTTCCAGAAGGTCGTCGAGCAGGGCAAGGCCCGCTACCTCGGCTTCAGCGAGTGGACGAACGAGCAGATCCAGGCGGCGATCGACCTCGCGGGCCCGGAGCTGTTCGTCTCCTCCCAGCCGCAGTACTCCATGCTCTGGCAGGCACCGGAGGCCGGGCTCTTCGACCTCACCGAGGCACACGGCATCTCCAACATCGTCTGGTCCCCGCTCGCCCAGGGCGTCCTGACCGGCAAGTACCGCCCGGGGCAGCCCGTCCCCGAAGGCAGCCGCTTCGCGAACGACGCGATGGCGGGCGCCCGAGACCTCGTCTACAACGAGGCGAACCTGGAGGCCGTCCAGCGCCTGGTGCCGATCGCGGACGAGGCCGGTCTCACCCTCCCCGCCCTCGCCCTGGCCTGGGTGCTGCGCCGCTCCGAGGTCGCCTCCGCCATCACCGGCGCCTCTCGCCCCGAGCAGGTCCACGCCAACGCCGCCGCCTCCGGGGTCGACCTCTCCCCCGACCTGCTGGCCGCCGTCGACCGCGCACTCGGCGACGCCCCGCTGACCGGCCCCACGCTGGCACCGAACGCCCAGGCAGGCATCAAGCGGCGCTGA
- the cynS gene encoding cyanase gives MVHAQFDPTARQSLAIAAVEAKTRKDLSWEQIADAAGLSVAFVTAAVLGQHALPEASAKAVAKLLGLDEDAVLLLQTIPTRGSIPGGIPTDPTIYRFYEMLQVYGTTLKALVHEQFGDGIISAINFKLDVKKVADPEGGERAVITLDGKYLPTRPF, from the coding sequence ATGGTGCACGCACAGTTCGACCCGACCGCCCGCCAGTCCCTGGCCATCGCCGCCGTCGAGGCCAAGACCCGCAAGGACCTGTCCTGGGAGCAGATCGCCGACGCCGCCGGCCTGTCCGTCGCGTTCGTGACCGCCGCCGTCCTCGGCCAGCACGCACTGCCGGAGGCCTCGGCGAAGGCGGTCGCCAAGCTGCTGGGCCTGGACGAGGACGCGGTACTGCTGCTGCAGACCATCCCCACCCGCGGCTCGATCCCCGGCGGCATCCCGACCGACCCGACGATCTACCGCTTCTACGAGATGCTCCAGGTCTACGGCACCACCCTCAAGGCCCTGGTGCACGAGCAGTTCGGGGACGGCATCATCTCCGCGATCAACTTCAAGCTGGACGTGAAGAAGGTCGCCGACCCCGAGGGCGGCGAGCGCGCCGTCATCACCCTGGACGGCAAGTACCTGCCGACCAGGCCCTTCTGA